Proteins encoded together in one Flavobacteriales bacterium window:
- the lpxA gene encoding acyl-ACP--UDP-N-acetylglucosamine O-acyltransferase: MSISPLASVHPDAKLGRDVVVEPFATIYADVTIGDGTWIGPNAVLMDGARIGSRCRIFPGAVIGAIPQDLKFAGEYTTAEVGDGTTIRECVTINRGTADRQRTAVGSYCLLMAYVHLAHDCVLGNNIVIANSVNLAGHVTIDDWAILEGNVAVQQFLHIGAHSFIAGASLVRKNVPPFVKAAREPLSYVGVNVVGLRRRGYTDEQVARIEDIYREIFVRNNNVERAVQSVEQTLPRSPERGQILDFIRNSPKGIMRGLAE; encoded by the coding sequence ATGAGCATCTCCCCCCTCGCCTCCGTGCACCCCGACGCGAAGCTCGGCCGCGACGTGGTGGTGGAGCCCTTCGCCACCATCTACGCCGACGTGACGATCGGCGACGGCACCTGGATCGGGCCCAACGCCGTGCTGATGGACGGTGCCCGCATCGGCAGCCGCTGCCGCATCTTCCCCGGCGCGGTGATCGGCGCCATCCCGCAGGACCTCAAGTTCGCCGGGGAGTACACCACCGCCGAGGTGGGCGACGGCACCACCATCCGCGAGTGCGTCACCATCAACCGCGGCACGGCCGACCGCCAGCGCACCGCCGTGGGCAGCTACTGCCTGCTGATGGCCTATGTGCACCTGGCGCACGACTGCGTGCTGGGCAACAACATCGTCATCGCCAACAGCGTGAACCTGGCCGGCCACGTCACCATCGACGACTGGGCCATCCTGGAGGGCAACGTGGCCGTGCAGCAATTCCTGCACATCGGTGCCCACAGCTTCATCGCCGGCGCCAGCCTGGTGCGCAAGAACGTGCCGCCCTTCGTGAAGGCCGCACGCGAACCCCTGAGCTACGTGGGCGTGAACGTGGTGGGCCTGCGCCGCCGCGGCTACACCGACGAGCAGGTGGCCCGCATCGAGGACATCTACCGCGAGATCTTCGTGCGCAACAACAACGTGGAGCGCGCCGTGCAGAGCGTGGAGCAGACCCTGCCGCGCAGCCCCGAGCGCGGCCAGATCCTGGACTTCATCCGCAACAGCCCCAAGGGCATCATGCGCGGGCTGGCGGAGTAG
- a CDS encoding ABC transporter ATP-binding protein — translation MEVALRSVTKRFGREVVFREVEHVFAAGSRTALLGPNGSGKSTLLQVIGGALSATSGTVLHQLDGRVIDPEAVYRQVAFATPYLGLYEDLSLRDTLAFHRRFKPFRPGLADVDVARAAYLDKELDKPVRQFSSGMKQRLKLVLAVMSDVPLLLLDEPTSNLDARGTTWSVELLQAHVEGRTLVVASNRVEAETALCTAQLDVLAWKPGARG, via the coding sequence ATGGAAGTCGCCCTCCGCTCCGTCACCAAGCGCTTCGGGCGCGAGGTGGTGTTCCGCGAAGTGGAGCACGTCTTCGCCGCCGGCAGCCGCACCGCCTTGCTGGGCCCGAACGGAAGCGGGAAGAGCACCCTGCTGCAGGTGATCGGGGGCGCCCTGTCGGCCACCTCGGGCACGGTGCTGCACCAGCTGGACGGGCGCGTCATCGACCCCGAGGCGGTGTACCGCCAGGTGGCCTTCGCCACCCCCTACCTGGGCCTGTACGAGGACCTGAGCCTGCGCGACACCCTGGCCTTCCACCGGCGCTTCAAGCCCTTCCGGCCGGGCCTTGCCGACGTGGACGTGGCCCGCGCGGCTTATCTGGACAAGGAGCTGGACAAGCCCGTGCGGCAGTTCAGCAGCGGCATGAAGCAGCGCTTGAAGCTGGTGCTGGCCGTGATGAGCGACGTGCCCCTGCTGCTGCTGGACGAACCCACGAGCAACTTGGACGCGCGCGGGACCACCTGGTCCGTCGAGCTGCTGCAGGCCCACGTGGAGGGGCGCACGCTGGTGGTGGCCAGCAACCGCGTGGAGGCCGAGACCGCCCTGTGCACCGCGCAGCTGGACGTGCTGGCGTGGAAGCCCGGCGCCCGGGGCTGA
- the efp gene encoding elongation factor P: MATTADVNIGSYIRFNGDICQIMEWQHRTPGNLRAFYQGKMRNLRNGKLAENRWRSGETIEVLRVEVHELQYLYREGDNLVCMDQESFEQKYIPVGLFGGALGFMKEEMVVQIGFESEQPIFARPPKTVELKVVYTEPAVKGDTANKVMKPAKLETGVEINVPIFVEEGTVVRIDTESGEYMDRVKK, encoded by the coding sequence ATGGCCACCACCGCTGACGTCAACATCGGCTCTTACATCCGCTTCAACGGCGACATCTGCCAGATCATGGAGTGGCAGCACCGCACGCCGGGCAACCTGCGCGCCTTCTACCAGGGCAAGATGCGCAACCTGCGCAACGGCAAGCTGGCCGAGAACCGCTGGCGCAGCGGCGAAACGATCGAGGTGCTCCGCGTGGAGGTGCACGAACTGCAATACCTCTACCGCGAAGGCGACAACCTGGTGTGCATGGACCAGGAGAGCTTCGAGCAGAAGTACATCCCCGTGGGCCTCTTCGGCGGCGCGCTGGGCTTCATGAAGGAGGAGATGGTGGTGCAGATCGGCTTCGAGAGCGAGCAGCCCATCTTCGCCCGCCCGCCGAAGACGGTGGAACTGAAGGTGGTGTACACCGAGCCCGCCGTGAAGGGCGATACCGCCAACAAGGTGATGAAGCCCGCCAAGCTGGAGACCGGCGTGGAGATCAACGTGCCCATCTTCGTGGAGGAGGGCACCGTGGTGCGGATCGACACCGAGTCAGGGGAGTACATGGACCGCGTCAAGAAGTAG
- a CDS encoding UDP-3-O-(3-hydroxymyristoyl)glucosamine N-acyltransferase: protein MDLTEPCTAAELAALLGVRVAGDATRTVTGINEINRVRTGDLVYVDHPKWYAKALESAATTILIDKEVEAPAGKALLISIDPCGDYNRLVRHFSPRKAWSKARPVVGAGTEVHPSVVLGPDVRIGADCLLMPGVVIYGPAQLGDRVTVHANTVIGSDPFYYKKRPTGYDKMVPCGSVLIEDDVEIGALCTIDRGVSADTRIGAGTKMDNHVQVGHDTLIGRRCLIAAHVAIAGAVVIEDEVTLWGQVGIPSKLRVGKGAVLLGQSGIMSDVEGGRSYLGSPATEARQKLREIALSQRLPDIARKLGL, encoded by the coding sequence ATGGACCTCACCGAGCCCTGCACCGCCGCCGAACTGGCCGCCCTGCTGGGCGTGCGCGTGGCAGGTGACGCCACCCGCACCGTTACCGGCATCAACGAGATCAACCGGGTGCGCACCGGCGACCTGGTGTACGTGGACCATCCCAAGTGGTACGCGAAGGCCCTGGAGAGCGCCGCCACCACGATCCTGATCGACAAGGAGGTGGAGGCCCCGGCGGGCAAGGCCCTGCTGATCAGCATCGATCCCTGCGGTGACTACAACCGGCTGGTGCGGCACTTCAGCCCGCGCAAGGCGTGGAGCAAGGCCCGGCCTGTGGTGGGTGCCGGCACCGAGGTGCACCCCAGCGTGGTCCTCGGCCCCGACGTGCGCATCGGTGCGGACTGCCTGCTGATGCCCGGGGTGGTGATCTACGGTCCTGCCCAGCTCGGCGACCGGGTGACGGTGCACGCCAACACCGTGATCGGCTCCGACCCCTTCTACTACAAGAAGCGCCCCACCGGCTACGACAAGATGGTGCCCTGCGGCAGCGTGCTGATCGAGGACGACGTGGAGATCGGCGCGCTGTGCACGATCGACCGCGGGGTGAGCGCCGACACGCGGATCGGCGCAGGCACCAAGATGGACAACCACGTGCAGGTGGGCCACGACACCCTGATCGGCCGACGCTGCCTGATCGCCGCGCACGTGGCCATCGCCGGCGCCGTGGTGATCGAGGACGAGGTGACGCTGTGGGGCCAGGTGGGCATCCCCAGCAAACTGCGCGTGGGCAAGGGCGCCGTGCTGCTCGGGCAGAGCGGCATCATGAGCGATGTGGAGGGCGGCCGCAGTTACCTGGGCTCCCCGGCCACCGAGGCACGCCAGAAGCTGCGCGAGATCGCCCTGAGCCAGCGCCTACCGGACATCGCGCGCAAGCTGGGGCTGTGA
- a CDS encoding SpoIIE family protein phosphatase, whose protein sequence is MTRLDRLTERLGLKEFQLKALLEVTKAINGNVDRAGLLRLYGGIVHQELGITRLLLYERTDRWQLALSHGVGHTPPSIDLDVLATAGEGIHLTTAQEEDRLAGFDVVVPVFHEQRPLAYLLIGDLDEDEQRMSPSVKHLNFIQTLTNLIVVALENKRLAAQALQQERDKRELELAAEMQGMLVPQELPRTDRFEAAAWYLPHRQVGGDHYDVVHRGDRMVLVVADVSGKGMAAALLMSNFQATLRALVEYSNDPLDALVRDLNDKVYGNARGERFITCFLADLDLRTGAMRYVNSGHNPVLLRTAEGFTELSTGSIALGMMPKLPFLQVGATTLPPGSLLLAYTDGLVEQEDVHGQAFELDQVRRAVDEVRHAGPGAVIEAVVARFEAHRGGQPYLDDIALLSCALR, encoded by the coding sequence ATGACCCGCCTCGACCGCCTCACCGAGCGCCTCGGCCTGAAGGAGTTCCAGCTGAAAGCCCTGCTGGAGGTCACCAAGGCCATCAATGGCAACGTGGACCGCGCCGGCCTGCTGCGGCTCTACGGTGGCATCGTGCACCAGGAGCTGGGCATCACCCGCCTGCTGCTGTATGAGCGCACCGACCGCTGGCAGCTGGCGCTGAGCCACGGTGTGGGCCACACGCCCCCGTCCATCGACCTCGATGTGCTGGCCACCGCCGGCGAGGGCATCCACCTTACCACCGCCCAGGAAGAGGACCGCCTCGCCGGCTTCGACGTGGTGGTGCCCGTGTTCCACGAGCAGCGGCCGCTGGCCTACCTGCTCATCGGCGACCTTGACGAGGACGAACAGCGCATGAGCCCCTCGGTGAAGCACCTCAACTTCATCCAGACGCTCACCAACCTGATCGTGGTGGCGCTGGAGAACAAGCGCCTCGCCGCCCAGGCCCTGCAGCAGGAGCGCGACAAGCGCGAGCTGGAGCTGGCCGCCGAGATGCAGGGCATGCTGGTGCCGCAGGAGCTGCCGCGCACCGACCGCTTCGAGGCCGCCGCCTGGTACCTGCCCCACCGCCAGGTGGGCGGCGACCACTACGACGTGGTGCACCGCGGCGACCGCATGGTGCTCGTGGTGGCCGACGTCAGCGGCAAAGGCATGGCCGCCGCGCTGCTGATGAGCAACTTCCAGGCGACGCTGCGCGCGCTGGTGGAGTACTCCAACGATCCCCTCGACGCGCTGGTGCGCGACCTCAACGACAAGGTGTACGGCAACGCCCGCGGCGAGCGCTTCATCACCTGTTTCCTGGCCGACCTCGACCTGCGCACCGGCGCGATGCGCTATGTGAACTCCGGGCACAACCCGGTGCTGTTGCGCACCGCGGAGGGCTTCACGGAGCTTTCCACCGGCAGCATCGCGCTGGGCATGATGCCGAAGTTGCCCTTCCTGCAGGTGGGCGCCACCACCCTGCCGCCCGGCAGCCTGCTGCTCGCCTACACCGACGGTCTCGTGGAGCAGGAGGACGTGCACGGCCAGGCCTTCGAGCTGGACCAGGTGCGCCGCGCGGTGGACGAGGTGCGCCACGCGGGGCCGGGCGCCGTGATCGAAGCGGTGGTGGCGCGTTTCGAGGCGCACCGGGGCGGTCAGCCCTACCTGGACGACATCGCGCTGCTCAGCTGCGCGCTGCGCTGA
- a CDS encoding O-antigen ligase family protein: MVQALKRQWIMVVCAAFVLLNLLLTARDMPWLALLPAALIAVWAMLAAADKLLLFIVFATPLSINLEQLDLGGIGISLPTEPLMVGLTVLFLLKVALEKGVIAPGVLRHPITGIIVAQLVWMTACIVPSAMPLVSFKFLLARLWFVTTCYFMATRLFEDGRNMKRMIWLFITAMAGVIVYTLINHAQHHFEQDPAHWVMTPFFKDHTSYGAIIAFFLPFLVAAPFMPETPRTMRGYAGVMLLLFAAGLLFSYTRAAWVSLVGAFGMLMVLRLRIPPWALLLVLGSGGALYAVNADRITVALERNREESSDDLGEHVQSISNISSDASNLERLNRWNSALRMWQERPVFGWGPGTYMFQYAPFQASEDRTIISTNFGTGGNAHSEYLGPLAEQGVPGMLLMVLLVVVTVWTVMRLYPRMPKGPDRTLLVVAFLGLVTYYLHGALNNFLDTDKAAVPFWMFTAMVVLFDLRHPKVQRDREALSAARS; this comes from the coding sequence ATGGTGCAGGCGTTGAAGCGGCAGTGGATCATGGTGGTGTGCGCCGCCTTCGTGCTGCTCAACCTGCTGCTGACGGCCCGCGACATGCCCTGGCTTGCGCTATTGCCCGCGGCCCTCATCGCCGTGTGGGCCATGCTGGCCGCGGCCGACAAGCTGCTGCTCTTCATCGTGTTCGCCACGCCGCTGTCCATCAACCTCGAACAGCTCGACCTGGGGGGCATCGGCATCAGCCTGCCCACCGAACCGCTCATGGTGGGGCTCACCGTGCTCTTCCTGCTCAAGGTCGCCCTGGAGAAAGGCGTGATCGCGCCAGGCGTGCTGCGCCACCCCATCACCGGCATCATCGTGGCCCAGCTGGTGTGGATGACGGCGTGCATCGTGCCCAGCGCGATGCCGCTGGTGAGCTTCAAGTTCCTCCTGGCCCGCCTGTGGTTCGTCACCACCTGCTACTTCATGGCCACGCGCCTGTTCGAGGACGGCCGCAACATGAAGCGCATGATTTGGCTCTTCATCACCGCCATGGCCGGGGTGATCGTGTACACGCTGATCAACCACGCGCAACATCATTTCGAGCAGGACCCCGCGCACTGGGTGATGACGCCCTTCTTCAAGGACCACACGAGCTACGGGGCCATCATCGCCTTCTTCCTGCCCTTCCTGGTGGCCGCACCGTTCATGCCGGAGACGCCACGCACGATGCGTGGCTATGCGGGGGTGATGCTGTTGCTCTTCGCAGCGGGGCTGTTGTTCAGCTACACCCGTGCCGCCTGGGTGAGCCTGGTGGGCGCTTTCGGCATGCTGATGGTCCTGCGCCTGCGCATCCCCCCCTGGGCGCTCCTGCTGGTGCTCGGTTCCGGCGGCGCGCTCTATGCCGTGAACGCCGACCGCATCACCGTGGCGCTGGAACGCAACCGCGAGGAGAGCAGCGACGACCTGGGGGAGCACGTGCAGAGCATCAGCAACATCAGCAGCGACGCCAGCAACCTGGAGCGCCTCAACCGGTGGAACTCGGCCCTGCGCATGTGGCAGGAGCGGCCGGTGTTCGGCTGGGGGCCCGGCACCTACATGTTCCAGTACGCCCCCTTCCAGGCCAGCGAGGACCGCACCATCATCAGCACCAACTTCGGTACGGGCGGCAATGCGCACAGCGAGTACCTGGGCCCGCTGGCCGAACAGGGCGTGCCCGGCATGCTGCTCATGGTCCTGCTCGTGGTGGTCACCGTGTGGACCGTGATGCGTCTGTATCCGCGCATGCCCAAGGGCCCGGACCGCACGCTGCTGGTGGTGGCCTTTCTGGGCCTGGTGACCTACTACCTGCACGGTGCGCTGAACAACTTCCTGGACACCGACAAGGCCGCAGTGCCCTTCTGGATGTTCACGGCCATGGTGGTGCTGTTCGACCTGCGCCACCCGAAGGTGCAGCGCGATCGTGAAGCGCTCAGCGCAGCGCGCAGCTGA
- a CDS encoding polysaccharide biosynthesis C-terminal domain-containing protein has protein sequence MQGRFLRNLALVVVLNLLVKPFYILGIDAAVQERVGAAAYGTYAALLSLSFLLNILLDLGLTNHTTRRLAREPGTMAAELPGLLGVRAALVVLYAVVTLATALVLGYGGLQLHLLGWLIVNQALAALLLFLRGAVAAGQRYAQDSLLSVLDRALLIGGMAWLLWGRGPDAPLPILWFVQAQTVVYVVAVGVAWALVRRQTRALRPRWPGRAAGDLLRRSFPYALLVLLMTFYYRTDTVMLERLLPDGPLQAGIYAQAFRFFEAFNMLGYLLAGLLLPMFSRLLGDGAPVAPLTSLAFRLVWAGTVALAVLAVLLAPEVMALRYTAHVAESAPVLAVLGVSFVAVCTTYVFGTLLTAGGDLRTLNRLAAAGMVANLALNLWLIPRHQGLGAAWASLITQSAMAIAQAVLAARRFGLPRGASAWGGPVLYAAGLAAVALGLGTANAAPVTVLLGVPAAALLLAFATRTLRAADLRGLRAPAAGGTGSVL, from the coding sequence ATGCAAGGCCGCTTTCTGCGCAACCTGGCCCTGGTGGTGGTGCTGAACCTGCTGGTGAAGCCCTTCTACATCCTGGGCATCGATGCCGCCGTGCAGGAGCGGGTGGGGGCGGCCGCCTACGGCACCTACGCCGCGCTGCTGAGCCTGAGCTTCCTGCTCAACATCCTGCTGGACCTGGGGCTCACCAACCACACCACGCGACGGCTGGCCCGCGAGCCCGGGACGATGGCCGCCGAGCTGCCCGGCCTGCTGGGCGTGCGCGCCGCCCTGGTGGTGCTGTACGCCGTGGTGACCCTCGCCACCGCCCTGGTGCTCGGCTACGGTGGCCTGCAGCTGCACCTGCTGGGCTGGCTCATCGTGAACCAGGCGCTGGCGGCGCTCCTGCTCTTCCTGCGCGGTGCCGTGGCCGCCGGGCAGCGCTATGCGCAGGACAGCCTGCTGAGCGTGCTGGACCGCGCCCTGCTGATCGGCGGCATGGCCTGGCTGCTGTGGGGCCGCGGCCCCGACGCGCCGCTGCCCATCCTGTGGTTCGTGCAGGCGCAGACCGTGGTGTACGTGGTCGCCGTGGGCGTGGCCTGGGCCCTGGTGCGCCGGCAGACGCGGGCCCTGCGTCCCCGCTGGCCGGGCCGCGCCGCCGGCGACCTGCTGCGCCGCAGCTTCCCCTACGCCCTGCTGGTGCTGCTGATGACCTTCTACTACCGCACCGACACCGTGATGCTGGAGCGCCTGCTGCCCGACGGCCCGTTGCAGGCGGGCATCTACGCGCAGGCCTTCCGCTTCTTCGAGGCCTTCAACATGCTGGGCTACCTGCTGGCGGGCCTGCTGCTGCCCATGTTCAGCCGCCTGCTGGGCGACGGCGCCCCGGTGGCCCCGCTCACCAGCCTCGCGTTCCGGCTCGTGTGGGCGGGCACCGTGGCGCTGGCCGTGCTGGCCGTGCTGCTGGCGCCCGAGGTGATGGCCCTGCGCTACACCGCCCACGTGGCCGAGAGCGCCCCGGTGCTGGCCGTGCTCGGCGTCTCCTTCGTCGCCGTGTGCACCACCTACGTCTTCGGCACGCTGCTCACCGCCGGCGGCGACCTGCGGACGCTGAACCGGCTGGCGGCCGCGGGCATGGTGGCCAACCTCGCGCTCAACCTGTGGCTGATCCCCCGCCACCAGGGGCTCGGCGCCGCCTGGGCCAGCCTCATCACCCAGTCCGCCATGGCCATCGCCCAGGCCGTGCTCGCCGCGCGTCGCTTCGGCCTGCCCCGCGGAGCGTCCGCGTGGGGCGGTCCCGTGCTCTACGCCGCCGGCCTCGCCGCCGTGGCCCTGGGCCTGGGCACGGCGAACGCCGCGCCGGTCACCGTGCTGCTGGGCGTGCCCGCCGCGGCCCTGCTGCTGGCCTTCGCCACGCGCACCCTGCGGGCCGCCGACCTGCGCGGCCTGCGCGCTCCGGCAGCGGGCGGGACCGGATCCGTACTTTAG
- a CDS encoding tail fiber domain-containing protein — translation MKTKNFLGCLAALAMTLHASAQVAWDTNGNTVGTTEWFGADAGSIVPLRIETRANQPIDWYTDAIQRVTLSPTYTGQTVNGYTGVNLSGFLGIGPFANALVDKPQAMLHLDGGGNQDSGWRPWMKQGTYITYTSDQAYLGLKAEAGDRNHLTLAWSDNGLLGEPDGPDQLRFIFTRNNVGTTLAAGVDGLEAGRFTPATSCNEVFFGLGHFQGTGLDPTERLDLLNGRARIRQLPDDPADNTLTKILVVDDTPSPSGERGVIKWRDISSLQDCDWENNGVDDIVTAWQPGPLSGCPDESNMVGIGMLEPGAKLDVLKTRNTGLAEDIVIRAQNDVVGGTKVAADLINVQEGDANYGLRSAVDGAYRNWGVSSLTGAGDWNGSVVSGYFFADGEYITQDPIAVWGTAVRDMSGGPGWAAWFDGYGYLSLGPWVTSDATLKQNIEPLGGCLDVVEQLAPKSYEFAAQDHPEMNLPTGYQAGVLAQDLQQVLPHLVREAHRPEVTDTAGNVISAAADLLTVNYEGIIPYLIGAVQELKSANDAQQAQISALQQDLATCCAAHGDADQRTMGSGAGAGGGAGASDPLRTDLHIIPNPVADLTQLRYTVAAPGRTRLEVSDASGKRLEVLEEAVREVGSYTHDWNTTDLAPGTYHCTLYLNDSVVVKKAVKVAR, via the coding sequence ATGAAGACGAAGAACTTTTTGGGCTGCCTGGCAGCCTTGGCCATGACGCTCCACGCGAGTGCGCAGGTGGCATGGGATACGAATGGCAATACCGTCGGCACCACGGAGTGGTTCGGTGCGGATGCCGGTAGCATCGTCCCGTTGCGCATTGAAACGCGGGCGAACCAGCCGATCGACTGGTATACCGATGCGATCCAGCGCGTCACCCTGTCGCCCACGTATACCGGGCAAACGGTGAACGGCTACACCGGGGTGAACCTCAGCGGCTTCCTGGGTATCGGGCCCTTCGCGAACGCGCTGGTGGACAAGCCCCAGGCCATGTTGCACCTGGACGGCGGGGGCAACCAGGACAGTGGATGGCGGCCCTGGATGAAACAGGGCACCTACATCACCTACACCTCGGACCAGGCCTATCTGGGCTTGAAGGCCGAGGCCGGCGACAGGAACCACCTGACCCTGGCCTGGTCGGACAACGGCCTGTTGGGCGAGCCGGACGGCCCCGATCAACTGCGGTTCATCTTCACACGGAACAATGTGGGCACCACGCTGGCCGCTGGGGTCGATGGGTTGGAGGCAGGACGATTTACACCGGCCACGTCCTGCAACGAGGTCTTCTTCGGCCTGGGCCACTTTCAAGGTACAGGACTCGACCCGACCGAGCGGTTGGACCTCTTGAACGGCCGTGCGCGGATCCGTCAATTACCGGATGATCCGGCCGACAATACGCTGACCAAGATCCTGGTGGTGGACGACACCCCAAGCCCTTCCGGGGAACGCGGCGTGATCAAATGGCGCGACATCAGTTCGTTGCAGGACTGCGACTGGGAGAACAACGGCGTGGATGACATCGTGACGGCCTGGCAACCCGGTCCTTTGAGCGGCTGCCCGGACGAGAGCAACATGGTGGGCATCGGCATGTTGGAGCCCGGGGCGAAGCTTGATGTGCTGAAGACCCGCAACACGGGGCTGGCGGAGGACATCGTGATCCGTGCGCAGAACGATGTGGTGGGTGGCACCAAAGTCGCCGCGGACCTCATCAATGTGCAGGAGGGAGATGCGAACTATGGCCTGCGGTCGGCGGTGGATGGGGCATACCGCAATTGGGGCGTCTCTTCCTTGACCGGAGCCGGTGATTGGAACGGATCGGTGGTGTCGGGCTATTTCTTCGCCGATGGGGAGTACATCACGCAGGACCCGATCGCGGTGTGGGGCACGGCCGTCCGGGATATGTCCGGTGGGCCGGGCTGGGCGGCATGGTTCGATGGCTACGGCTACCTTTCCCTGGGTCCGTGGGTCACGAGCGATGCCACGCTCAAGCAGAACATCGAGCCCTTGGGCGGTTGCCTGGATGTGGTGGAACAGCTGGCTCCCAAGTCGTATGAGTTCGCAGCGCAGGATCACCCGGAGATGAACCTGCCCACCGGCTACCAGGCGGGTGTGCTGGCCCAGGACCTCCAGCAAGTGTTGCCGCATCTGGTGCGCGAAGCGCATCGCCCGGAGGTGACCGACACAGCAGGGAATGTCATCTCCGCTGCGGCCGACCTGCTCACCGTGAACTACGAGGGGATCATCCCCTATCTCATCGGAGCGGTCCAGGAGCTGAAGTCCGCCAACGACGCGCAACAAGCCCAGATCAGTGCGCTGCAACAAGACCTCGCCACCTGCTGCGCAGCGCATGGCGATGCCGACCAGCGCACCATGGGTTCAGGGGCAGGGGCAGGTGGAGGGGCAGGCGCAAGCGACCCCCTGCGCACCGACCTGCACATCATCCCCAACCCGGTGGCGGACCTCACGCAGCTGCGCTACACGGTGGCCGCACCGGGCCGCACGCGTCTGGAGGTGAGCGATGCCAGCGGCAAGCGGCTGGAGGTGCTGGAGGAGGCCGTGCGTGAGGTGGGCAGCTACACCCACGACTGGAACACGACCGATCTGGCGCCCGGAACCTACCACTGCACGCTCTACCTCAACGACAGCGTCGTGGTGAAGAAGGCCGTGAAGGTGGCGCGGTAG